From one Anopheles cruzii chromosome 3, idAnoCruzAS_RS32_06, whole genome shotgun sequence genomic stretch:
- the LOC128272158 gene encoding uncharacterized protein LOC128272158: protein MLKHIHTGPVTTGQNRSIRGTGGGGGGGGPGGAPSSTPSGIGGPGTVAAKHMNGGPPRLLSSSFMTPLASSIGSTANGNVTGGGGGAGLHIGGGLTTLGNGMLGGGVGGAGGGGGGVGGLFSHSHNSTTNNNILSSTINMNKDRMGAREALTSLGLLCLVSLLLALLSLIFLLKISPGGREPPPPTIGPAVLEDYAIVYDVTLALCALSLSLNLCCLLVCAIQFLFAVKLVRAPATTGRGNKYLQKSSVSRVCAVGGFFISIPIFLTGIILYTFTQFHSTPAIVTSILIGVGIVFCGGAMVHNVFVWQREKTISVRQAPLNLNLTLSPQISTISTAAAAAAAAAAAAHQYQNQNGHGPHHISLNHVYSNHHNNTPLTHNSQASHTTPITQLTPVTPLSANHSHISFNHSYVPPPYGGGGGVRAATATPPTPKVIVGSLLNRDASGSVSPGMPGGAGGNNTLDTTANSPHELSTLV from the exons ATGCTAAAACACATTCATACCGGGCCCGTAACGACGGGCCAGAATCGTTCGATACGGggcactggcggtggcggcggcggcggtggccccggcgggGCGCCGTCCAGCACGCCCTCCGGCATCGGCGGGCCGgggacggtggcggccaaGCACATGAACGGGGGTCCGCCCAGGTTGCTGTCGTCATCGTTCATGACGCCGCTCGCATCGTCGATCGGCTCGACCGCCAACGGCAATGTgactggcggtggtggcggcgcgggGCTCCACATCGGCGGTGGACTGACGACACTCGGCAACGGGATGCTGGGCGGTGGAGTTGGTGGAGCTGGTGGCGGAGGAGGCGGCGTCGGCGGACTCTTTAGTCACAGCCACAACTCGACGACGAATAACAACATCCTCAGCAGCACGATCAACATGAACAAGGACCGGATGGGTGCCCGCGAGGCCCTCACCAGTCTCGGGCTGCTGTGTTTGG TTtcgttgctgctggcgctaCTTTCGTTGATATTTCTACTGAAAATATCGCCCGGCGGTCgggaaccgccaccgccgacgataGGGCCGGCGGTCCTGGAGGACTACGCCATCGTGTACGACGTGACGCTGGCCCTGTGCGCGCTGTCCCTGTCGCTGAACCTGTGCTGCCTGCTGGTGTGTGCCATTCAGTTCCTGTTTGCCGTCAAGTTGGTCCGCGCACCTGCCACGACCGGAAG AGGCAACAAGTATCTGCAGAAGTCGAGTGTTAGCCGTGTGTGCGCCGTGGGAGGATTCTTCATCTCCATACCCATCTTTTTGACCG GTATCATCCTGTACACGTTCACGCAGTTCCACTCGACACCGGCGATCGTGACGAGCATCCTGATCGGTGTCGGCATCGTGTTTTGCGGTGGCGCCATGGTGCACAACGTGTTCGTTTGGCAGCGCGAGAAAACGATCAGCGTGCGGCAGGCGCCGCTCAACCTGAACCTGACGCTGTCGCCCCAGATCAGCACGATatcgacggcggccgcggcagcagcggctgctgccgccgccgcccaccaGTACCAGAACCAGAACGGCCACGGGCCGCACCACATTAGCCTGAACCACGTGTACAgcaaccaccacaacaacacgccGCTCACCCACAACTCGCAGGCCAGTCACACCACGCCGATCACGCAGCTCACGCCGGTGACGCCGCTGTCCGCGAACCATTCGCACATCAGCTTCAACCATTCCTACGTGCCCCCACCGTACGGTGGCGGGGGCGGGGTgcgggcggccaccgccacaccACCTACGCCGAAGGTGATCGTCGGCTCGTTGCTGAACCGGGACGCTTCCGGGTCCGTCAGTCCCGGCATGCcgggtggcgccggtggcAACAATACGCTCGACACAACGGCCAACTCACCGCACGAACTGTCGACGCTGGTCTGA
- the LOC128269982 gene encoding LOW QUALITY PROTEIN: solute carrier organic anion transporter family member 4A1-like (The sequence of the model RefSeq protein was modified relative to this genomic sequence to represent the inferred CDS: inserted 1 base in 1 codon; substituted 2 bases at 2 genomic stop codons): MLDRTEDTTTTHSKVWVGAWWIGFVFMAAFCLLAIPILILAYPSALPGSEKLEKVSEAHKGDTEGERQEAFTKIKQIPRALLXGASEGLVISGFAVFLPKLIENQFSVTAVWSALLMGIITVPAGGGGTFLGGYLVKKLHLSCSGIIKFCLFATIFAALFTPEXLSARXFRKSSRTKHEYYVPKRPESLDSACNDRCACSLRNYEPICGADGVMYFSPCHAGCSEEINLENAKVYRDCTCINATFYSSYDAVNTMCQSQCNHLWIFVVLCFLVMFFTFLATMPALSATLRCVHDDQRSFALGIQWIKVRVLGTIPAPMIFGRLIDETCILWQESSCEDQGACLVYDNAFMSK; this comes from the exons ATGTTGGATCGCACCgaggacaccaccaccacccact CAAAGGTGTGGGTCGGTGCCTGGTGGATAGGATTCGTTTTTATGGCCGCCTTCTGTCTGCTAGCCATCCCCATCCTCATCCTCGCGTATCCGTCCGCGCTGCCAGGTTCCGAGAAGCTGGAGAAAGTGTCCGAGGCGCACAAGGGCGACACTGAAGGCGAACGGCAGGAAGCGTTCACCAAGATCAAACAGATTCCTCGGGCACTGC GCGGCGCTTCCGAGGGACTGGTCATTTCCGGGTTTGCCGTGTTCCTGCCAAAGCTGATCGAGAACCAGTTCAGTGTGACGGCTGTCTGGTCAGCGCTGTTGATGG GTATCATAACAGTTCCTGCGGGTGGCGGAGGGACGTTTCTGGGTGGTTATCTGGTGAAGAAGTTGCACCTGTCCTGTTCGGGGATCATCAagttctgtttgtttgccacaATATTTGCGGCCCTTTTCACGCCGGAGTGACTCTCTGCACGATAATTTAGAAAATCCTCACGCACAAAGCACGAGTACTATGTGCCGAAGAGGCCAGAAAGTCTGGACAGCGCGTGCAACGATCGGTGTGCTTGCAGTCTCCGAAACTACGAACCCATTTGTGGCGCGGATGGTGTAATGTACTTTTCACCCTGCCATGCCGGTTGCAGTGAGGAGATTAATCTGGAAAACGCAAAAGTGTATCGGGACTGCACCTGCATCAATGCGACCTTCTACAGTAGCTACGATGCGGTCAACACCATGTGCCAGTCGCAGTGCAACCATCTGTGGATCTTTGTCGTGCTCTGTTTCCTGGTGATGTTTTTCACCTTCCTCGCAACGATGCCAGCCCTATCCGCCACGCTTCGGTGTGTCCACGACGATCAGCGGTCGTTTGCCCTTGGCATACAGTGGATCAAGGTCCGGGTGCTGGGCACCATTCCTGCCCCGATGATCTTCGGGCGCCTGATTGACGAAACTTGCATCTTGTGGCAGGAGTCGAGCTGCGAAGATCAGGGCGCTTGTTTGGTGTATGATAATGCCTTCATGAGCAAGTGA